The Kribbella amoyensis genomic sequence TGCCTGGACCGCGACGAGCTTCTTGATCATCTACTGGTTCACGCAGTTGTTCGGCGCCGAGGGGTCGACATGGATCTTCATCCTGCTGTGGCTGGCGTCGGGGGCGGCCCTTGTTTGGCCCAATGCGGAAGTCCTGGCCGGCCGTTATCTGCTTGGGCTACGGCAACCCACGATGGTCGAATCACAACGTCTGACGCCGAGTTGGTACGCGCTGGCCGGGCGAGCCGGCATCGACCCCAGGAGTCGACTCCTCTGGATCCAGAACTCGGAGAGTGCGACAGCTGCCGCAATGGGCGGACGACCCGTCGGCATCACTGGTTGGGCCATGTACACGTTGCCGCCGGGCCATCTCGAGGCGGTCATGGCATTCAGTCTCGCAAGCAGTCTTCGCGGTCACACCTGGCTCAGCAGGTTGGCCATGTGGTATTCCCTGCCCGCGCGTGTGGTCACCTACGGGATCAAGAAGCTGCTCAAATTGAGCCGTACGGTTCCCGCCGTCGGATGTACCCTCGTCGGGTTCCTTTTGCTCTCTTACATCGGCATCATTCTCTTCGCGCTGGTGTTCTACGACAGTCTCTCCGTGCCTTTGCAGTTCCTCTCGCCCCTGGTGCTGCCACTGGTTTTTGCCATGCTCTCCCACTGGAACGAGCGGATGGCCGATCGCGCGGTGGCAGACCTTGGCTATGGGCGACAGTTGCTCGAGGTCTTTTACGGATGGCAAGCCCAGCATCAGGAGACGTCACGGCGACTCGGCCTGGCACAGCCTGAGTGGCTGGGTGGGCAGTCCTCGGTGAGCGAGCGGATTCGAGCGTTGGAGACCTACGCTCAGCGGTTCTAATCAGGCGAGTTCGTGCGCTCAGTTGGTGATCCTGATCTCAGCTTGAGCATTTGAGGCCGCGAAGGTCAGCAATTCACCGGCTTCGGCTTCGATTTCCTGGTGGGCCTTCTTGGTGAGTTTGACGATTGGTTCGATCTCTAGGACTGCGGTCTTCTTGGTTTTGCGGTCCAGGCGCCAGAGGGCTACTGCAGTGCCTTCGTGGAGGATTGAGCCTCGGGTGAGGACTTCTTGGAGGGTTAGGCGGGCTCGGGTTTCGGTTTCGATCCAGCGGGTTCTGTCGGCGTGGGAGAGGAGGAGGTTGTCGTACTCGGGGAGGAAGCGGGTGGGGACTTCCAGGTCTTCTTCGGGGAGGGTGATGGTGGCCAGGTCGTAGAGGGTGCGGCCGGATTCGGCGTCGGTGTAGATCTGGAGGTCGGGGGTAAGGCGGTCCACGACTTCGGTGAGGCGGGTCAGGCCTGACCAGGTTTGGATGTCCTGGACCGAGGCGGGGCCGAAGGCGGCGAGGTAGCGGAGGATCACCTGGTCGACCGAGGGGTTGGGGTCGATCGGCCGGCCGAGCCAGAGGTCGGCGGTGGAGAGGGTGGGGTTGCCGCCTTTGCCCCAGATGCCGCGGGGCGGGATCTGGATCGTGGGGAGGAGGCAGCGCACCGCGTGGGCCAGAGCGGCCGGTTCGCGGTCGGGGAAGCGGGGGGCCAGGGCTTCGCGGAGTTGGGTGGCGGTTTTGGGGCCGGCGGTGAGTTCCTCGAGGCCGGCGGCGAGGACGGCGTCCATGTCGAGGCCTTCGAGGCGGTGCCGGCCGTAGGTCTGGTTCTGGTAGATCTCGCGGTCCAGGCGGGGCTGGATGAGCGGGCGGATGGCGAGGAAGTCGCGGCTCGACATCAGGTGGATGGTGGCGCGCATCGCGGAGCCGCGGACGGCCTCGCGGTTCTCCAGCAGGGTGGCGAGTTCGGTGGGGTCGAAGTCGCGGAGGCGGGACCACAGGCCGACGTACGGGGCGAGGGGTGCCTGGGCCTGCATACCGACCAGGTGCTCGATCGCTTCGAGGGCGGTCGCGTCCTGGCGTTCGACCAGCCATTGCCGGACCAGGGTGGCGCGGCTCAGCGCGCGCCGGCTCAGCGCACGGGAGCGGACGGTGGTACGGCTGGGCGCGGGACGGCTCGACTTCGGCATGGCTGATCCTCTCTCACGGACGAGGACAACGGTAGGACGAGAAGCGGCCAGCTCTTGTCCGCTTCGGCGACCTTCGAACCAAGAGATGTTTTCCCTTGCCCGTGGGGATTCACCGGCGGAAGTGCTTCCCAGCAAGGTCGGCGGCGAACTAATCTCGCGACGGATCGTAGTCGTACCACCACGTTCGTCTACCTAGGGAGGGACCATGACGAAGCGCGTGGATCGCCGCAAGGCGGTCGCCGCCGTCACCGCGGGGCTCGTCGCCGTCACGTTGGGGATCTCGTACACCAGCGTCGCGGGGGCGGCGCCGGCCAGCAGTACCGCGGTCGCGGCCGACGCCGTACCGGCGAACCTCAAGCTGATCCGGACGAAGAGCTCGCTACTTGGCAAGCATTACTGGTACCAGCAGACCTTCAAGGGCCTGCCCGTCGTCAACGGGTACTACGCCAAGCACGTCGACAAGGCAGGCCAGGTACTCCAGGTCGCCGACGGCCGGGACGCCGTACCGGCGGACCTCGACGTCAGCGCGAAGGTGCCGTCGGCAACGGCGACCAAGTCGGCCAACGACACCGTCAGCGCCCGCGCTGCGCGGACCCGGATCGCGGGGCCGAACAAGAACGTCACCCCGGCTCCGACGGCCACCAGCGGCGCGGCCCAGCTCGCCGTCGTCGGTGGGCCGAACGCCCGGCTGGTCTGGAACGTCACCTCGCGGTCGGCCGAGGGGGTCACCCGCTCGCTGGTCGACGCCAAGAGCGGGTCCGTGGTCGAGTCGAAGGTGATCAGCGACAACGTCGACGGC encodes the following:
- a CDS encoding winged helix DNA-binding domain-containing protein, producing MPKSSRPAPSRTTVRSRALSRRALSRATLVRQWLVERQDATALEAIEHLVGMQAQAPLAPYVGLWSRLRDFDPTELATLLENREAVRGSAMRATIHLMSSRDFLAIRPLIQPRLDREIYQNQTYGRHRLEGLDMDAVLAAGLEELTAGPKTATQLREALAPRFPDREPAALAHAVRCLLPTIQIPPRGIWGKGGNPTLSTADLWLGRPIDPNPSVDQVILRYLAAFGPASVQDIQTWSGLTRLTEVVDRLTPDLQIYTDAESGRTLYDLATITLPEEDLEVPTRFLPEYDNLLLSHADRTRWIETETRARLTLQEVLTRGSILHEGTAVALWRLDRKTKKTAVLEIEPIVKLTKKAHQEIEAEAGELLTFAASNAQAEIRITN